The DNA region ACTCTCTCGAAACCCTCATTGGTGATGATAGCAAACTCACCCTGGAGGATATTCTGCCAAATACATATTTTGAGGAACCTTTATCAGCATTTGAGCATGTAAAGAGAGTTGAAGAGGTCGCTTCATGGCTTGATGCATTAACAAACGACGAAAAAAAGGTTATCATAATGAGATACGGTCTCGATGGAGAGGAACCACAAACGCTCGAGGCTATAGGAAAGGTATTTGGAGTTACAAGGGAAAGGATAAGACAAATAGAACAAAAAGCCATTAACAAACTGCGGAAAACGGTTAAGAGAAAAAATATTGAACGAGAAAATATCTGAAGAAGCTTCCCATAAAAACCCCACAATCGACATAATCAAAAAAGGGTCAGTAATCACAATGATTACTTTAATCAGCAGGCCCCTCGGGTATGTAAGGGAGGCAATACAGGCATATCTTTTTGGTGCAACGCTTTTGGTGGACGCCTTTATCGTGGCATTCAACTTCCCGGAGTTGATACAAACCCTCTTTTTCTCCGGGGCTACAAGTGCCTTCCTCGTGCCTGTTTGCTCAAAATACTTACACGATGATAAGGATTACTCCGCAATATATTCGACTTTTATCAATCTTTCCATAATTATAACAATTTTTATATCGCTCATATTTTTCATCTTGAGTTCAACAATCGTAGATTTGATAGCCCCTGGGTTCAACCCTGAAGCAAAAGATGTCACAAAAAAACTGTTTATCATTATGATACCTGTTATCAGTCTACATACAATACTTTCAGTCATGAAGGCCTTTCTCAATGCAAAGGAGCATTTTGCAGCCCCTGAAATGTCAGGGATCATATGGAATATTATTTTTATTCTTGCAGCGCTCCTATTAAGTAAGACCTATGGCATATACAGCCTCGCCATCGGCGTTACAATAGGTTCTGTTCTTCAGATTATGGTCCAGTATCCCTATCTGAGAAAGTTTAATATCAGATACAAAGTTTCCCTGGCCTTCAAACACCCTGCGGTATGGGAAGCAAAAAGACTTTTTCTGGGTGCCCTTATCGCTACATCTATTGTTCCCATAAACAGTTTCGTTGGAAGGATCATTGCATCGTATCTCCCGCAGGGAGAAGTAGCCTCCCTTTCATATGCCTTCCGGATTTTTATACTTCCGTTCAGCCTCTTCGCTGTCCCCATCTATACGGTTACATTCTCAAAACTATCCAGGCTCTACCACAAAGATGACTGGAAGGGTATTTACGCGAACATAGACAGTTCCATAATTCTGCTCTGTATCACGCTTATTCCTGCATCGATTTTTCTCTGCTCAATGGGTGATATCTGCATAAAGATTCTCTACGAAAGGGGGGCGTTTACCCCAAAAGAAACACTCCTTACAAATAAGGCCCTTTTCGGGTACAGCACAGGACTCCTCTTTTATGCACTGTCAATCTCACTTGTGAGAATTTTTAATGCCTTCCATAATATGAAAACACCTGCCATTATTGGCATAACATCAATTGTAATAAATGCAATCCTTGCAGCATTCCTCATGGCCCCATTCGGCAACCTCGGCATTTCCCTTGCCACTTCCATTGTCTCTCTTTACAATTTTTTCATGCTCTTCATATACCTAAAGAAAAAAATCCACTATCGGTTAATGAGAAAAACTGTGAGGGATATAATAAAATCTTTATTGGCCGGGTTTGTTCTTCTTATATTGCTGCTTATGTGTAAATATATTACGGATGGCAAGGTTTATATATCCCTGCTGATAGGTATTTTACTCACCATTATCGTATATGGTGTGGTTTTCAAAAAATATTATCTTTTCTATCTAAAACAAAGGGGTTAGACATAAAGTTATTTAAATGGAAAAACGTTTAAAAAAAAAATACCCCTCTGTCAGTACCATTACTCAAACAGAGCATATAAGAATTGTGAAGGAAATCTTTTCTACCGTAACAAAAAGATACGATTTCCTCAACCATTTCCTCAGCATGCGCCGGGATATTGCCTGGCGACGTTTTGCCGTTAAAAAAATGCATTTTTTTCACACTCACAGACTGCTTGATGTAGCATGTGGAACGGCAGACCTTGCACTTATGGCAGCGGCGAGGCATCCCGAAATTAACGTTACAGGAATCGATTTTGTGCAAGCAATGCTTGACGCCGGGCAAAGGAAAATCAATAATAATAATCTTTCAGTCAGAATAAAACTTGTCCGCGGTGATGCCCTTTCTTTACCCTTTAATGATAATACTTTTGATGTTGCAGGCATTGCTTTCGGTATAAGGAACATCCCCGACAGAATATCTGCACTTGAAGAAATGTTACGGGTTATAGTTCCCGGTGGTCAGATAACGGTTATCGAAATGACATTTTCCAGAAATTCGATATTAAGGAAACTTTACCATACTTATTTAAACCGTATTTTGCCGCACCTTGCAAAAAGGTTTTCCATGAACACAGGCGCTTATTATTATCTTGCTGATTCTATTATGAATTTTCCTGCACCTGATGAATTCACACAGATAATGGAAGAAATTGGCTTCGAGCAGGTAAAAAAATACAGGCTGACTCTTGGTATAACCTACCTGCATACAGGAATAAAACCTGGATTGCCACACCCTTCAGGTTTACAATAACTTCGTTAAATATTTTTGTTTTCTTTTCGTGAGTTGACTCAAATTTTTCCTTGTGTTAGCATGTGCTGGTATAATGTCTCCTACGCATATAATGGAATTTCATATTTCCCGCAAAGCAAGAGACCTTTACCGGTTCGATGATGCCCTTTTTTCTTTGAGCGGTAACGTTGTCTTTGCAAACTTTCATGCTGCACGCATGTTCGCACAAAAAATTAACCAGAAAAAAGACCTTGTTGCTTTTCCGGAGCAGTCAGTCAAGGCAGGTCAGATTAATGCAATGGGTCTTATCGATGAAGTCCTCCATTACGTTGTGGCCTTATATCGGGAAGAAATCGACCCGCAAATAACGGAAAAAGCCCTTGGCTGGCTATATGAAAAACTCGGAAAAGCAACAGTTGACACAATGCTTTACAGGTTTACTGACGAATTTCCACCGGTATCGGTGTATAAAAACCAAGCAGATATTGAACACTACCTTGAAAGTAGCACGTCGAACATTCCTAACAGATTGATCGTTCTGGAGGAAATGATCCTGCTCTGGCTCACCAATATAAATCCGGCGTTCCTGCCTTTTGGTGAACTCTTCGATGATACGACCCTGAAAAAGGAGACGGGCTATCTCACAGCGATAAAAAGCTTAAAGGACTTCTTCGAAAAGGCTCCGCCTTTTGGTCCCGATAACCAAAACCTTATCGATATGCTCCGCAGCCCGGCTGTGGCAGTACCTTATTCTCTGCCGGGGCAGATCGAATACATCAGGGAGCACTGGGGTTTTCTATTGCGAAAATTCCAGTATCGAATCCTCGGGAGTCTTGACCTGATAAAAGAAGAAGAGAAGATCACCTTTGCAGGGCCGGGGCCTATGGAAGTCCTGAGCATGGAAGCCTTGAGGCTCATCGGAATTGATCTTGAAGCTGAACATTTCAGTCCTGATCTTGACTGGATGCCACGGCTTGTTTTAATTGCCAAGAATATCTATGTCTGGATAGACCAATTATCAAAAAAGTATGGACAAAATATAACACGCCTTGACCAGATCCCGGATGGTGAACTCGATATGCTTCAAAAACAGGGCTTTACAGGATTGTGGCTCATAGGGGTCTGGGAAAGGAGCCCCTCATCACAAAAGATCAAACAACTATGCGGTAATCCGGAGGCTGTATCTTCTGCATACTCACTGTTTGACTACACTATCTCGAATGACCTTGGGGGCGAAGAGGCTTACCAGGCATTAAAAGACAGGGCCTGGAAGCGGGGCATCCGCCTTGCCAGCGATATGGTGCCAAACCATACCGGTGTTTTTTCAAAATGGACAGCAGAACACCCGGACTGGTTTATTTCCCTGAACCATAACCCTTTCCCGTGGTATTCATTTAATAAATATGACCTTTCACCGGACAGGCGGATTGGCATCTTCATTGAAGACCATTATTTCAATCGTACCGATGCGGCGGTAGTGTTTAAAAGGGTTGACCGGGAAACAGGCGAAGAAGCATATGTCTATCATGGGAACGATGGAACGAGTATGCCCTGGAACGATACGGCACAACTCAATTATCTTAAACCGGAAGTCCGTGAAGCTATGATTCAGACTATTCTCCATGTTGCCCGCAAATTTTCAATCATCCGTTTTGATGCGGCCATGACATTGACGAAAAAACACTATCAGCGGCTCTGGTTTCCCGAACCCGGCAAAGGGGGAGCAATACCGACCAGGGCAGAATATGGCTTAACAAAAGATGCGTTTAATAAACTTGTACCGAACGAGTTCTGGCGGGAGGTTGTGGATAGGATTGCCGTTGAGGCGCCTGATACATTGCTCATGGCGGAAGCGTTCTGGCTGCTCGAAGGTTACTTCGTTCGCACCCTTGGGATGCACAGGGTATACAACAGCGCTTTTATGAATATTTTGAGGGATGAAGACAATGCAAAATACCGCACCGTCATGAAAAACATTCTTGAATTTGATCCGGAAATCCTCAAAAGACTTGTAAATTTTATGAATAATCCAGATGAAAAGACTGCCGCTGAGCAATTCGGTAAAGATAAGAAATATTTTGGCATCTGTACTATGATGGTAACCATGCCAGGTCTCCCGATGTTTGGCCATGGTCAGGTCGAAGGATACACGGAAAAATACGGGATGGAATACAGCAGGGCCTATTGGGATGAAATACCTGACGCATATCTTGTCCAGCGTCACGAAAAAGAAATATTCCCTCTATTGCATAAAAGGCACCTTTTTGCAGGTGTAGAAAATTTTCTTTTGTATGACTTTTTTTCAGATAATGGAAATGTCAATGAGGATGTCTTTGCATTTTCTAACAGATACAACAACGATCGCACTATTGTTGTATACAACAATAAAAATGGTAATACAAAGGGGTGGATAAAGACTTCTGTTGCCTATTCAGCGAAAAAAGGACCGGATGGAACACGGATACTGTCCCGGGAAAATTTAGGAAATGGACTAAATTTCAATGATGGTGACAATTATTTCACTACTTTCAAAGATCATACAACCAACCTTGAATATATCAGAAAAAACAGAGAACTCTTTGACAAAGGCCTTTTCATGGAATTGGGACCCTACGATTATCATGTATTCATTGATTTTTACGAAATTCAGGACAACGAAAGGCAGCATTATGCATCCCTCGCCTCGTATCTCAAGGGACGGGGTGTTCCAAACATAGATGGGGCGCTCCATGAGGTATTTCTGCAACCGGTTCACCGTAGCTTTGGCGAACTGGTAAATGCTCACACCTTGAGGAGATACATTGAGATCTATGATGATTTTTCTGACAAAAAACTTAAAAAGGTTCCTGAAGAATTCATGAACGAGATTGAAGGAAAAACAATAGACCTCCTTCGCGAAATCACGTTCTTCCTTAACATTTCGGGTGATGAGTTAAAGATTGCCCGGGACATAACACATATTGCAGAAGTAATTCTTGGGTTATCCCACATAAAGAAAAACCTCACCTCATCACAAGACAAGAAAAGCAAAGACGTAATCACATATGTTCAATCTTACTTAAAAGACAATCAGGGCTTCCTTTACACCATTTTCGGATGGTTGTTTGTCCACAGGTTAGGATATATCGTTGATCATGAACCCGAACAGTCTGCCTTAAGCCGGAGTTGGATTGACGAATGGAAGCTCGGTCTCATTATCACCGATACACTCATGGAATGCGGCTACGATGAACAGCAAAGTACATGGTCTCTGCTAACGACAAAAATCCTGACAACCCACCAATCCTGTCTTATTAAATCAAAGGAAGGGCACATTCTTACATTACTCGAATCCCTGTTTTCGGACCTGGAAGTTCAGCACT from Pseudomonadota bacterium includes:
- a CDS encoding alpha-amylase family glycosyl hydrolase encodes the protein MSPTHIMEFHISRKARDLYRFDDALFSLSGNVVFANFHAARMFAQKINQKKDLVAFPEQSVKAGQINAMGLIDEVLHYVVALYREEIDPQITEKALGWLYEKLGKATVDTMLYRFTDEFPPVSVYKNQADIEHYLESSTSNIPNRLIVLEEMILLWLTNINPAFLPFGELFDDTTLKKETGYLTAIKSLKDFFEKAPPFGPDNQNLIDMLRSPAVAVPYSLPGQIEYIREHWGFLLRKFQYRILGSLDLIKEEEKITFAGPGPMEVLSMEALRLIGIDLEAEHFSPDLDWMPRLVLIAKNIYVWIDQLSKKYGQNITRLDQIPDGELDMLQKQGFTGLWLIGVWERSPSSQKIKQLCGNPEAVSSAYSLFDYTISNDLGGEEAYQALKDRAWKRGIRLASDMVPNHTGVFSKWTAEHPDWFISLNHNPFPWYSFNKYDLSPDRRIGIFIEDHYFNRTDAAVVFKRVDRETGEEAYVYHGNDGTSMPWNDTAQLNYLKPEVREAMIQTILHVARKFSIIRFDAAMTLTKKHYQRLWFPEPGKGGAIPTRAEYGLTKDAFNKLVPNEFWREVVDRIAVEAPDTLLMAEAFWLLEGYFVRTLGMHRVYNSAFMNILRDEDNAKYRTVMKNILEFDPEILKRLVNFMNNPDEKTAAEQFGKDKKYFGICTMMVTMPGLPMFGHGQVEGYTEKYGMEYSRAYWDEIPDAYLVQRHEKEIFPLLHKRHLFAGVENFLLYDFFSDNGNVNEDVFAFSNRYNNDRTIVVYNNKNGNTKGWIKTSVAYSAKKGPDGTRILSRENLGNGLNFNDGDNYFTTFKDHTTNLEYIRKNRELFDKGLFMELGPYDYHVFIDFYEIQDNERQHYASLASYLKGRGVPNIDGALHEVFLQPVHRSFGELVNAHTLRRYIEIYDDFSDKKLKKVPEEFMNEIEGKTIDLLREITFFLNISGDELKIARDITHIAEVILGLSHIKKNLTSSQDKKSKDVITYVQSYLKDNQGFLYTIFGWLFVHRLGYIVDHEPEQSALSRSWIDEWKLGLIITDTLMECGYDEQQSTWSLLTTKILTTHQSCLIKSKEGHILTLLESLFSDLEVQHFLQINRYKEALWFNKESFEQLMRWIFIVSIITLFSDPSLSARDATNKIISHFKTVNQLLNISEQSNYQVEMLLEIAKTKEIQ
- the ubiE gene encoding bifunctional demethylmenaquinone methyltransferase/2-methoxy-6-polyprenyl-1,4-benzoquinol methylase UbiE, which encodes MEKRLKKKYPSVSTITQTEHIRIVKEIFSTVTKRYDFLNHFLSMRRDIAWRRFAVKKMHFFHTHRLLDVACGTADLALMAAARHPEINVTGIDFVQAMLDAGQRKINNNNLSVRIKLVRGDALSLPFNDNTFDVAGIAFGIRNIPDRISALEEMLRVIVPGGQITVIEMTFSRNSILRKLYHTYLNRILPHLAKRFSMNTGAYYYLADSIMNFPAPDEFTQIMEEIGFEQVKKYRLTLGITYLHTGIKPGLPHPSGLQ
- the murJ gene encoding murein biosynthesis integral membrane protein MurJ → MNEKISEEASHKNPTIDIIKKGSVITMITLISRPLGYVREAIQAYLFGATLLVDAFIVAFNFPELIQTLFFSGATSAFLVPVCSKYLHDDKDYSAIYSTFINLSIIITIFISLIFFILSSTIVDLIAPGFNPEAKDVTKKLFIIMIPVISLHTILSVMKAFLNAKEHFAAPEMSGIIWNIIFILAALLLSKTYGIYSLAIGVTIGSVLQIMVQYPYLRKFNIRYKVSLAFKHPAVWEAKRLFLGALIATSIVPINSFVGRIIASYLPQGEVASLSYAFRIFILPFSLFAVPIYTVTFSKLSRLYHKDDWKGIYANIDSSIILLCITLIPASIFLCSMGDICIKILYERGAFTPKETLLTNKALFGYSTGLLFYALSISLVRIFNAFHNMKTPAIIGITSIVINAILAAFLMAPFGNLGISLATSIVSLYNFFMLFIYLKKKIHYRLMRKTVRDIIKSLLAGFVLLILLLMCKYITDGKVYISLLIGILLTIIVYGVVFKKYYLFYLKQRG